Proteins from one Megalops cyprinoides isolate fMegCyp1 chromosome 11, fMegCyp1.pri, whole genome shotgun sequence genomic window:
- the LOC118785555 gene encoding transmembrane protein 237A-like — protein MGRKQARGPRALPPMPSQDTGDEMPVARTKKRKSRKEANGVEGPEEPGMEMSGMETGGVDSHRQSESREPLTPEPQDMPLQRKKKKKKVQPPVSPDLGADQEGDPVPPPDLVNGEGAEQHTDVEEVTRKTKKKKKPKPVEMHYTNELSVEDEDIVTDMQPPPPQRSLFSAPPGASQPMEKVFVERSRRFHAADRLEMGKAGNQADDFMEMRHLWTTRDVAMRVHSGFRVVGLFSHGFLAGYAVWNIIVVYVLSGEELSNLSNLLQQYHPLAYPAQSLLYLLLAISTVSAFDRVNLAKASMALRGFLTLDPVALASFLYFTALILSLSQQMTSDRIHLYPTANESLWPPGSEHQILQPWIVVNLVVALLVGLAWVFVSTRPELDYTEEFLMAMEVEEYPRLEEKSEIPS, from the exons ATGGGGAGAAAGCAAGCG CGTGGACCGCGTGCTCTCCCCCCCATGCCAAG TCAAGACACAGGAG ATGAAATGCCAGTTGCCAGAACCAAAAAGAGGAAGTCAAGAAAAGAGGCCAATGGAGTGGAAGGCCCAGAGG agccAGGGATGGAAATGAGTGGAATGGAGACAGGCGGGGTGGACAGTCACAGGCAGTCTGAGAGCAGGGAGCCCCTGACCCCTGAACCCCAGGATATGCCACTgcaaaggaagaagaagaagaagaaggtgcAGCCTCCAG TTTCTCCGGATTTGGGGGCTGACCAGGAGGGGGACCCCGTGCCGCCGCCGGACTTGGTGAATGGGGAGGGGGCCGAGCAGCACACAGATGTGGAGGAGGTGACCCgtaaaaccaaaaagaaaaa gaaGCCCAAGCCTGTGGAGATGCATTACACGAACGAGCTGAGCGTAGAGGACGAGGACATCGTCACAGACATGcagccaccccctccccagcgGTCCCTGTTTTCTGCCCCGCCGGGAGCTAGCCAGCCTATGGAAAAAGTGTTCGTTGAGAGAAGCA GGCGTTTCCATGCAGCCGACCGCTTGGAGATGGGCAAGGCTGGCAATCAGGCGGACGACTTCATGGAAATGAGACACTTGTGGACGACTCGGGACGTGGCCATGAGGGTGCACAGTGGGTTCAG GGTAGTCGGGCTGTTCTCTCACGGGTTCCTGGCGGGGTACGCCGTGTGGAACATCATTGTGGTGTACGTCCTGTCAGGAGAGGAGCTGTCCAATCTGTCCAACCTACTGCAGCAGTACCACCCTCTGGCCTACCCCGCCCAGTCACTGCTCTACCTGCTGCTCGCCATCAGCACCGTCTCTGCCTTCGACAG ggtaaATCTTGCTAAGGCCTCCATGGCTCTGAGGGGTTTCCTCACTCTGGACCCTGTGGCACTTGCTTCCTTCT tATACTTCACGGCTCTGATTCTGTCTCTCAGTCAGCAGATGACCAGTGACCGTATCCACCTCTACCCCACTGCCAACGAGAGCTTGTG GCCCCCTGGTTCCGAGCACCAGATCCTGCAACCCTGGATTGTGGTGAACCTGGTGGTTGCACTACTGGTCGGATTGGCCTGGGTCTTTGTCTCCACACGACCTGAGTTGGACTACACAGAAG agtTCCTAATGGCGATGGAGGTGGAGGAGTACCCAAGACTGGAAGAGAAGTCTGAAATCCCTTCTTGA